A single region of the Vicia villosa cultivar HV-30 ecotype Madison, WI linkage group LG4, Vvil1.0, whole genome shotgun sequence genome encodes:
- the LOC131595166 gene encoding plasma membrane-associated cation-binding protein 1 produces MGYWKTKVLPKLKKVFEKNGTKKAAAAEASKSFDESKEGINTEFEEKKTELQTKVLAVYEASSTEIKGVIKERDEAGLKKNSTEVQKFIDELVKIDFPGSKAVSEASSKFGPALVSGPVFFVFEKVSTFIVTEEKTEEAPKTEEETSGVKDREIVVEEGKKEETSESAAEKAEEKAKAANDTLPPPPPEVAEKQEEKPVEPTAVETAAVEKEKEDPPKA; encoded by the exons ATGGGTTACTGGAAAACAAAAGTTCTTCCTAAACTCAAGAAggtttttgagaaaaatggtaCTAAAAAAGCTGCTGCAGCTGAGGCCTCTAAATCCTTTGATGAATCAAAG GAGGGAATCAATACTGAGTTTGAGGAAAAGAAAACTGAACTTCAAACTAAAGTTCTTGCAGTATATGAGGCTTCTTCAACTGAAATTAAG GGCGTGATCAAAGAACGAGATGAAGCAGGGCTAAAGAAGAACTCAACAGAAGTTCAGAAATTCATAGATGAACTTGTTAAAATTG atTTTCCTGGATCAAAAGCAGTATCTGAAGCATCTTCGAAATTCGGACCAGCCTTAGTTTCAGgtcctgttttctttgtttttgagaaaGTATCAACTTTCATAGTGACAGAGGAAAAAACTGAAGAAGCACCTAAAACAGAAGAGGAAACAAGTGGTGTAAAAGATAGGGAAATTGTGGTTGAAGAAGggaaaaaagaagaaacaagTGAATCTGCAGCAGAGAAGGCTGAGGAAAAGGCTAAGGCTGCAAATGACACTCTTCCTCCTCCTCCGCCGGAAGTGGCGGAGAAACAGGAAGAGAAACCGGTTGAACCAACCGCAGTTGAAACAGCTgcggttgaaaaagaaaaagaagatccACCAAAGGCTTGa